The genomic region TGTTAATTCACATTGTTTAAGTCCGCGAAGAGCACCAACCGTTCCTAAAACAAAAGTATCTTCACCCGCTGCTTGTCTTGCAATTTTGACACCAGCTTGATTGATTTCTTTAATCTTTTCGCCATAGCCGTAGCCATCTAATCGATGACGTTTTGCAGTATAGGTATTTGTCTGAATAACATCAGCTCCCGCCTCAATATAAGTCTTGTGAATGGCTAATACTTTTTCAGGATGGGTTAAATTGTAGGTTTCATAACAATTATCAAGACCATTGGCATAAAGAAGAGTTCCCATAGCACCGTCAGCGACTAAAATATCTGTTTTTAAACGTTCTAATAATCGTGACATAGCTTAACCTTCCTTATTTTCCGTATTTTGCACGAACTTCCTTAGTAGCCTCCACTAGCACTTCTAGAGCTGCAATTGTTTCTGGTTCACGACGTGTTTTAAGACCACAGTCAGGGTTAACCCAGAATTGTTCCAATGATAATTGGCGAAGTGGACGTTCGATATTCGCAATCACTTCTTCTTTGCTTGGCACGCGTGGTGAGTGAATATCGTAAACGCCAAGCCCAATACCAAGTGGGTAAACTGCCGTTTCAAATGATTCAATCACATCACCATGACTGCGACTTGTTTCGATAGAAATAACATCAGCGTCCAAGTCACGAATAGAATCGATGATCTCATTGAATTTAGAGTAACACATGTGAGTGTGAATTTGAGTATCATCTTTGACAGACGATGTTGCAATGCGGAAAGCATGCACAGCGTCATCGAGATAAGCTTTTTGTTTTGCTTTACGAAGTGGCAAACCTTCACGAAGTGCAGCTTCATCAACTTGGATAATGGCAATACCTGCATCCTCTAACAGTTTAATTTCATCCTTGATAGCAAGACCAATTTGGTTGAAAAGGTCTGCGCGTGAGATATCTGAACGTTCAAATGACCAGTTAGTGATGGTAATAGGTCCAGTTAACATTCCTTTCACAGGACGGTCAGTCAAACTTTGCGCATAAATCACTTCTTTGACTGACAATGGTCGAATGTGCTTCACATCTCCGTAAATAATTGGTGGTTTAACCGCACGAGAACCATATGATTGCACCCAACCAAGTTTTGTTGTGGTAAAACCAGCTAATTTTTGACCGAAGAATTCAACCATGTCCACACGTTCAAATTCACCGTGTACCAAAACATCGATATCTAAGTCTTCTTGAATCTTAATCCAACGAGCGATTTCTGATTTGATAAAATCTTCGTATTCAGCATCAGAGATATTGCCACGTTTCCAAGCAAGACGAGTACGACGAACTTCTGGTGATTGAGGGAATGACCCAATTGTCGTTGTCGGAAGTGTTGGCAAACCTAGCTTTTCTTGTTGCACCTTGCGACGGACTTTATAATCCACACGCTCAGTCGACACATTTTCTAAACTTTCAAGAGTCACATTTCGGAAATCAGCTGCTTGCAAAGCGTCAAAGTCAGCTACATGTTGCTTATAAGCTTCAGATTCTTGACCATCCAACTGTTGACTCAAGAGTTCAAGTTCTTGCAATTTTTCATCTGCAAAAGCAAGACCATTTTTAAGAATAGGATCAAGATCCGTTTCATTTTTAGTAGTTACAGGCACATGAAGAAGAGAACAAGATGGTTGAATCACAAGGTTTCCAACTTTAGCTTGAAGTTTTTTCAACATTTCTGATGCTTTTTCAAAATCAGTTGCCCAGATGTTACGTCCATCAACAACCCCTGCAAACACTTCTTTATTTTCAAAATAGCCAGCTTCAACAGCCTCAAGGTTTTCATCAAGGCCATGAACAAAATCAAGACCAAATGCGGTAACCGGAAGTTCTGATAACTCTTTAGCATCAATCAAAGCTTCGAAATATGTTTGGAAAATGATCTTAGCATGTGGTACTTCTTCGGTAAAATAAGCATAAACGCATTTGGCTGCTTCAAGAAGATCTGCCCCCTCATCTGTTACAAAAATTGGTTCATCAACTTGAATGTAAGTCGCACCAGCCTCTACCAATTCTGTGAAGACTTGTTTGTAAAGTGGCAGAAGTTTTTTCACTGCTGAGGTAAAATCACTAACCTCAGATGACAAAGCAACATAAGTGATTGGACCTGTAATCACTGGTTTTGCTTTATCACCAATAACATCTTTAGCCTCAAGGTACAGATCAAGTAAGCGTGTATTTGTCAAATGTGGTTTAACCTTTGACCATTCTGGAACAATGTAGTGATAGTTGGTGTTGAACCATTTTTTCATGGATGAAGCGACATTATCCTTGTTACCACGCGCAATCGCAAAGAACAAATCCAGATTAATCTCTTCCTTAGCAAAACGATTTGGAATCACGCCAAATTGCACAGACAAATCCAAAATATGATCGTAAAGTGAAAAATCACCCACAGGAATAAAATCAAGACCTGCATCAGCTTGTTTTTTCAAAAATGACAAGCGCAATGCTTTCGCTTCTGCTTGCAATTCCTCTTGTGAGATATTACCTACCCAATAAGACTCAATCAATTTTTTCCACTCACGATTCTCACCCAAACGCGGATATCCCAAATTTGAAACCTTAACCATAGTTTCCTCCTACAACCGTATTAGTTTAAAACTATACAATCTAAAAATTTTATAGTTAAGATTTTAAATGATAAACCCTTATTTTTCAATGGTTCTAGCCATTCTATCTTTTTATGCTTTTCTATAGTTTTTAACTATGTAATTAGAATCTGTTATAGTTTTAAACTATAACTAAACTTTTCACACAAAAAAAAGAATTCCCGAAGGAATTCTTTTTCAATTGTTAGATTAATAAAATTTTGTATTGTAATGACTTTTAATTATTTTTCTTTTTTTAGGGCTCCAAAGAGAACACCTGCAACG from Streptococcus lutetiensis harbors:
- the metE gene encoding 5-methyltetrahydropteroyltriglutamate--homocysteine S-methyltransferase; this translates as MVKVSNLGYPRLGENREWKKLIESYWVGNISQEELQAEAKALRLSFLKKQADAGLDFIPVGDFSLYDHILDLSVQFGVIPNRFAKEEINLDLFFAIARGNKDNVASSMKKWFNTNYHYIVPEWSKVKPHLTNTRLLDLYLEAKDVIGDKAKPVITGPITYVALSSEVSDFTSAVKKLLPLYKQVFTELVEAGATYIQVDEPIFVTDEGADLLEAAKCVYAYFTEEVPHAKIIFQTYFEALIDAKELSELPVTAFGLDFVHGLDENLEAVEAGYFENKEVFAGVVDGRNIWATDFEKASEMLKKLQAKVGNLVIQPSCSLLHVPVTTKNETDLDPILKNGLAFADEKLQELELLSQQLDGQESEAYKQHVADFDALQAADFRNVTLESLENVSTERVDYKVRRKVQQEKLGLPTLPTTTIGSFPQSPEVRRTRLAWKRGNISDAEYEDFIKSEIARWIKIQEDLDIDVLVHGEFERVDMVEFFGQKLAGFTTTKLGWVQSYGSRAVKPPIIYGDVKHIRPLSVKEVIYAQSLTDRPVKGMLTGPITITNWSFERSDISRADLFNQIGLAIKDEIKLLEDAGIAIIQVDEAALREGLPLRKAKQKAYLDDAVHAFRIATSSVKDDTQIHTHMCYSKFNEIIDSIRDLDADVISIETSRSHGDVIESFETAVYPLGIGLGVYDIHSPRVPSKEEVIANIERPLRQLSLEQFWVNPDCGLKTRREPETIAALEVLVEATKEVRAKYGK